One window from the genome of Pararhizobium gei encodes:
- a CDS encoding cold-shock protein, whose amino-acid sequence MTTGTVKWFNSTKGFGFIQPDNGGADVFVHISAVERAGMREIVEGQKIGYEMERDNKSGKMSACQLQAA is encoded by the coding sequence ATGACCACTGGCACAGTAAAATGGTTCAATTCCACCAAAGGCTTCGGCTTCATTCAGCCTGACAACGGCGGCGCGGACGTGTTCGTTCACATCTCTGCTGTAGAGCGCGCCGGAATGCGCGAAATCGTCGAAGGCCAGAAGATCGGCTACGAAATGGAACGCGATAACAAGTCGGGCAAAATGTCCGCTTGCCAGCTCCAGGCTGCTTAA
- the glgX gene encoding glycogen debranching protein GlgX: MDAKVRQYEVEAGTWHKLGAVPDKDGVNFALFSAHAERVELCLFDETGSIETARIEMPEYTNEVWHCYVPDLKPGALYGYRVHGPFDPASGHRFNANKLLIDPYARELAGDVSWSQANFGYVLDSAEKDLSFDTTDSAPGMPKCRVVDSTSYDWQGDRPPSIPWSRTIFYETHVKGFTQLHPAVPENLRGTFEGLGDKAIVDYLKSLGITSVELLPMHYFPDDSHLLDRGLKNYWGYNSLGFFAPASRYYGPRKMDGFRDMVRALHDGGIEVILDVVYNHTAEGNELGPTLSFKGIDNFSYYRTLPTDHRYYINDTGTGNTVNTSHPRVLQMVTDSLRYWVEDMHIDGFRFDLGTILGREPEGFDERGGFFDAVTQDPVLAKVKLVGEPWDIGPGGYQVGGFPPGWAEWNDKYRDTVRDYWKDTDGTAPDFAARLLGSGDLYDQRGRRPWASVNFVTAHDGFTLNDLVSYNDKHNEANGEDNKDGHNDNRSFNYGAEGPTDDEGINAVRDRQKRNLLATLLLSHGTPLILAGDEFGRSQLGNNNGYCQDSEISWVHWENLPPSADALREFVRTLIHLRAEQPLLRRENWRDGMIVTWLNPGGGEQTPEQWADGGSTTIGVRLSRDDLKTVDHVWPELLLLFNPHEGPVPFVMPELASGAWKLVLMTADSGQDRIQDGVIEMPPRSLMLFHPE, translated from the coding sequence ATGGATGCCAAGGTAAGGCAATACGAAGTCGAAGCGGGCACTTGGCATAAATTGGGCGCTGTGCCCGACAAGGATGGCGTAAATTTTGCTCTGTTTTCCGCACATGCCGAGCGGGTTGAGTTGTGTCTTTTCGATGAGACGGGCTCAATAGAAACTGCGCGCATCGAAATGCCGGAATATACAAACGAGGTCTGGCACTGCTACGTCCCGGATCTGAAACCCGGCGCACTTTATGGCTATCGTGTCCACGGACCCTTCGATCCGGCAAGTGGGCACCGTTTCAACGCAAACAAGCTTCTGATCGACCCCTATGCGCGAGAATTGGCCGGCGACGTTTCCTGGTCCCAGGCAAATTTCGGATATGTGCTCGACAGCGCGGAAAAAGATCTGTCCTTCGACACCACGGACAGTGCTCCCGGCATGCCGAAATGCCGGGTTGTCGATTCCACTTCCTATGATTGGCAAGGCGACAGACCGCCATCAATTCCTTGGTCGAGAACGATTTTTTACGAAACGCACGTCAAGGGATTCACCCAGCTGCATCCGGCGGTGCCGGAAAATCTGCGCGGCACCTTCGAGGGTCTCGGCGACAAGGCGATTGTCGATTATCTGAAAAGCCTCGGCATAACCTCAGTCGAACTGCTGCCGATGCATTATTTCCCCGACGACAGCCATTTGCTCGATCGTGGACTGAAGAACTATTGGGGCTATAACAGTCTGGGTTTCTTCGCACCGGCGTCGCGCTATTATGGTCCTCGGAAGATGGACGGATTTCGCGACATGGTTCGCGCTCTTCATGATGGCGGGATCGAGGTTATCCTGGACGTGGTGTATAATCATACCGCCGAAGGCAATGAGCTTGGTCCGACGCTGTCCTTCAAGGGTATCGACAATTTCTCCTATTATCGCACCCTGCCGACCGACCACCGGTATTACATCAACGATACCGGCACTGGAAATACCGTCAACACGTCGCATCCCCGCGTTCTGCAGATGGTCACGGATTCGTTGCGCTACTGGGTCGAGGACATGCATATCGATGGGTTCCGCTTCGACCTCGGCACTATTCTGGGGCGGGAGCCGGAAGGTTTCGACGAGCGCGGCGGTTTTTTTGACGCCGTGACCCAGGATCCGGTGCTCGCAAAGGTCAAGCTTGTCGGCGAGCCTTGGGACATCGGTCCAGGCGGCTATCAGGTGGGTGGCTTTCCGCCAGGCTGGGCCGAGTGGAACGACAAATACAGGGATACGGTGCGCGACTACTGGAAAGACACGGACGGCACGGCGCCGGATTTCGCCGCCCGTCTTCTGGGCTCCGGTGATCTTTACGACCAGCGCGGCCGGCGGCCTTGGGCCAGCGTCAATTTTGTCACCGCCCATGACGGTTTCACGCTCAACGACCTTGTTTCGTACAATGACAAGCACAACGAGGCGAATGGAGAAGACAACAAGGATGGTCACAACGACAACCGTAGCTTCAACTACGGTGCGGAGGGACCAACGGACGACGAGGGCATCAACGCTGTCCGTGACCGGCAAAAACGCAATCTCCTGGCGACATTGCTGCTCTCGCACGGGACGCCGCTTATCCTGGCCGGCGATGAGTTCGGGCGCAGCCAGCTCGGTAACAATAATGGCTATTGTCAGGACAGCGAGATCAGCTGGGTCCATTGGGAAAACCTGCCGCCCAGCGCAGATGCGCTGCGGGAATTCGTGCGCACGCTTATTCACCTGAGAGCGGAGCAGCCGCTGCTGCGGCGGGAAAACTGGCGGGACGGCATGATCGTCACGTGGCTCAATCCCGGCGGCGGCGAGCAGACCCCCGAGCAATGGGCCGATGGCGGAAGCACGACGATCGGCGTCCGGCTGTCACGGGACGATTTGAAGACTGTCGATCATGTCTGGCCGGAGCTGTTGCTGCTTTTCAACCCTCATGAAGGGCCTGTGCCATTCGTCATGCCCGAGTTGGCGTCCGGAGCTTGGAAATTGGTGCTGATGACCGCCGATAGCGGTCAGGATCGCATACAGGACGGCGTCATCGAAATGCCGCCGCGCAGTTTGATGCTTTTTCATCCGGAATAA
- a CDS encoding DUF6481 family protein, which yields MRHASDNGFADRRKAAAEAKQQLLKKFASAPKPDDPELASKLAERQANAAAREARRAERERAKQEEHDRQLAEAAALTAAAEAEAKAEAVAREGAERDRISRVIADEAERKAERDRRYAARKARQR from the coding sequence TTGAGACACGCATCCGATAATGGCTTTGCCGATCGGCGCAAGGCTGCGGCCGAAGCCAAGCAGCAGCTCCTGAAGAAGTTTGCCTCGGCGCCGAAGCCGGACGATCCGGAACTGGCGTCCAAGCTTGCTGAACGCCAGGCAAACGCTGCGGCGCGCGAAGCCCGTCGCGCCGAGCGGGAGCGGGCGAAGCAGGAAGAGCATGACAGGCAACTGGCCGAAGCTGCTGCCCTGACCGCTGCGGCGGAGGCAGAGGCCAAGGCGGAGGCCGTCGCACGCGAAGGCGCGGAGCGCGATCGCATCTCCCGGGTCATAGCGGACGAAGCCGAACGCAAGGCGGAACGAGACCGTCGTTACGCTGCTCGTAAGGCGCGTCAGCGCTAG